From the genome of Nicotiana sylvestris chromosome 2, ASM39365v2, whole genome shotgun sequence, one region includes:
- the LOC104226867 gene encoding cold-responsive protein kinase 1-like gives MSCCLFGARKKGGDLVHHDTRDTEDRAVASTKNFSFSELRIATNNFHQTNKIGRGGFGTVYKGTLKNGKEIAVKTLAAESKQGLREFLTEIETISNVRHPNLVEIIGCCADGNNRILVYEYLVNRSLDQALFGSRISIKLEWDKRAAICLGTAQGLAYLHEELVPHIVHRDIKASNILLDKDYTPKIGDFGLAKLFPDNITHISTKIAGTTGYLAPEYVLGGQLTMKADVYSFGVLILETISGRSSSSSIWRGDKKSLLGWAWQLYEDRKLLELVDAELDDFLEKEVVRYIKVALFCTQANANRRPMMSQVIEMLSRNIQLNEKELTPPGFFQDSDASMRSKLKSSECSTSQQSSVTFAITQVTPR, from the exons ATGAGTTGTTGCCTTTTTGGTGCCCGAAAAAAGGGTGGTGATCTTGTTCATCATGATACAAGAGATACAGAAG ACCGCGCCGTTGCAAGCACaaagaatttttcctttagtgaaTTAAGAATAGCAACCAACAACTTCCATCAAACTAATAAAATAGGGCGAGGCGGTTTTGGCACAGTATACAAG GGAACtctaaaaaatggaaaagaaattgCTGTGAAGACACTTGCAGCGGAATCAAAGCAGGGTTTGCGGGAGTTTTTGACTGAAATTGAGACCATATCAAATGTCAGACATCCAAATCTAGTTGAGATAATTGGATGTTGTGCTGATGGAAATAACCGGATTTTGGTCTATGAATATTTAGTAAATAGAAGCCTTGATCAAGCACTGTTTG GTTCCAGGATTAGCATTAAGTTGGAATGGGACAAAAGGGCTGCTATTTGCTTGGGTACTGCTCAAGGTCTTGCATATCTACATGAAGAACTAGTGCCACATATCGTGCACAGGGACATAAAAGCTAGTAATATTCTACTTGACAAGGATTATACGCCAAAAATTGGAGATTTTGGGCTTGCCAAGCTTTTCCCAGATAATATCACCCATATCAGCACGAAAATAGCGGGAACAAC TGGCTACCTGGCTCCCGAATATGTATTAGGCGGACAATTAACAATGAAGGCTGATGTTTACAGTTTTGGGGTCCTAATACTGGAAACAATTAGTGGcaggagcagcagcagcagtattTGGCGAGGGGATAAGAAGTCACTTCTCGGATGG GCCTGGCAGCTCTATGAGGACAGAAAGCTATTGGAGCTGGTAGATGCTGAATTGGATGATTTCCTCGAAAAAGAAGTCGTCAGGTACATTAAGGTAGCTCTCTTTTGCACCCAAGCAAATGCAAACAGAAGACCGATGATGAGCCAGGTTATTGAGATGCTTTCAAGAAATATCCAGCTAAATGAGAAAGAACTTACACCACCTGGTTTCTTCCAAGATTCTGATGCAAGCATGCGTTCAAAATTGAAGTCGTCTGAATGCAGTACTAGTCAACAGAGTTCTGTAACCTTCGCAATCACTCAGGTGACCCCTAGATAA